Genomic window (Campylobacter sp. RM16704):
CTAGGATATTTTACATTTTTAAAGCCAAGTTCTTTTGCAAAATCAGTACTTTTTTTGCCCACGGTATAAACTTTTATATCAAAGTCAATCTTACTCTTGCTATTCATTAAAGATTTTAAAGCATTTTTAGAGCTAATAATTAAACAATCAAACTCTTTCAAATTTATTTCAAAATTACAAAAATAAATTTCATTTAATTTTATAGTTTTAATTCCATCAAAGTATTCATTACCTATAAAATATACCACTATAAACGCTCTTTAACTGTTTTTATTTTATCTTTTATGGCATTTTTTCTATTCTTATAGCAATCAAATTTAGCGTTTATGTAATACCTTTTTGTATCCATACATTTTGAGGCTAAATGTAAAATTTTTAAAGCTTGTTTTATATTTTTACATTCTACGCAAGTTCCCATACTATGGAGTTTAAAATCTATATTTTTTTTCTGTAGCTTTTTTAAAATTTTAACCACCTCTTCTTTTTTAGAAATTTCTCCACTTATACTAAATATACTAAATTCCATCAAAACACTCATTTGTCAAACTCCGCAAATATTTTCTTTAAATTTGTAGTTGATAAAAAAGGATTGCTTGAATCCATTATAGCCCTAATAACTGCTATACCTTGAATTTTGCAATCTTTCAGCAAGAAAACATTATTTTCATCTATCCCCCCAATAGCCACCACAGGCAAAGGGCTTAAATTTGCAATTTCTTTCAAACCATCTACACCTAGTATTACACAATCTTTTTTACTAGGGGTGGCAAAAATTGCCCCTACTCCTATATAATCAGCCTCTTTTATGTTTTTAAGTTCATTTTTATGATTTATACTAATTCCTATAATCTTATCACTTCCCAAAAGCTCTCTAGCTTTTTTTAATGGTATATCCTCTTGCCCTATATGCACCCCACTAGCATTTACACCCATGGCTATATCTATTCTATCATTAACTATAAAAGGCGTATTATACGCATCACATAGCTTTTTTACCTTTAAAGCAAGATTATAAAATTCCAATGAACTTAGCTTTTTTTCTCTAAGTTGTAAAATACCTAAACCTGCTTTTAAAGAAGCTTCTATAATATTTAAAAATTCAACCTCACTTCTTAAACCCTTACTAGCAACAAGATAAACATCAAATGATTTCATATCTTGCCCTTTTTTTTACATCATCATCGCTTAAATTACTCAAAGCATCTAATAAATTTACTCTAAAACTGCCACTTCCACTAGAGCTTTCTTGAGCTATCTCACTTGCTATACCAAAACTAAGTAAAGCATATAAACTAGCTTGAAATTTATCTTCCAAAACGCCAGAAAATACTCCACACATAGATGCACACATACACCCAGCACCAGTAATTTTAGCTGCCATAGCAGAGCCATTGTATATTTTTGCAATTTTTTCTTCACTAATAATATAATCAATTTTACCTGTTATAGCTAATATACGTTTAGTTTTTGTAGCATATTTTTGAGCTTGTGTTAAAAAATCATCATTAATCACAAAAGTACTATCAACCCCTCTTGCTTTACCATCTAAACCTACCACACTAGCCATTTCTGAGGCATTAGCTTTTATAATATGAATGCCATCTAAATCAAGCAAACTAAAATTAATCTCATCTCTAGCACGACTTACTCCTAATGCAACTGGATCAAGAATTATAGGTTTATTTATCAAAGCATATTCTTTAGTAGCTTTTAACATAGAGTTAGCAATACTTTGATTAATAGTTCCTGTATTTAATACCAAAGCAGAACTTATTTTAGCAAAATCAGCTTGCTCTTCGTAAAAATCAGCCATAGCAGCACTTGCCCCCATAGCAATAGTAACATTTGCACAATCATTAACTGTAACATAATTAGTAATATGATGAATTAAAGGATTTTTTTCTCTTATTGTTTTTATAATCATTTTTACTCCTTATCAAATTGAAAAAAATGATTAGTTGGACCACAACCTTTTCCAAGCGCTAAAGAATTTAAAATAGCCCCATAAACATAATCTTTAGCAAGCTTTATGGCCTCATATTTTTCCCTGCCCAAAGCAAGATTGCTTGCTATGGCTGAACTTAGCGTACAACCTGTTCCATGAGTGTTTTTTGTATTAACTTTTTCTGCGGTAAAAATACTAAATTCTTTACCATCATAAAATATATCATTGGTATTATCTTTACTATGTCCGCCTTTAACCAAAACACTTTTAGCACCTTCTTCATAAAGCTTAATAGCTGCTTTTTTCATATCATCTTCATTAAGTATTTTAAAGTTACATAAAAATTCAGCTTCTGGAATATTTGGAGTAAGCACATCAGCCAAAGATAACATCTCATCTTTAAAAAATTGACAATTTTCCAAAGGCATTAATGCATATCCATTTTTAGCAAACATCACAGGATCAATCACTATATTTTTAGCATTAAAATTCAACAAATTCTTTTTTACACAACTTATGATTTCTTTAGAACCTAACATACCTATTTTAACAGCAACTGGCTCAATATCCTCATATACTGCTAATATTTGTTCATCTATAATTTTTGTTGGTATATCAAAACAAGAAATCACCCTTGCAGTATTTTCAGCTACTACACTTAAAACCACACTCATGCCAAATAAATTATGTGCACTAAAGGTTTTTAAATCAGCTTGTATACCAGCACCCCCACTACAATCACTTCCAGCTATAGTTAAAACTGGAATTTTTGTTTTAGTATTTGCATGTATCATTTGTATCCTTTTTTTAAAAAAAGGAAAGTTTTTGCAAGAATTCAAAGCTCGCATTACCAAGCTTCTCAAGGGTCGAAGCCAAACTTCCTCTCAGCAAAAGCTCCCCATTTAAAAATTATACCTTAGTTTTAATTAATCCAAAAAATTTTTAAATATTGGTATAATTTTAATTTATAAAAAATTCAAGGAATTTTATGGTTAAAATTGTCTTTGTTTGTTTGGGTAATATTTGTCGCTCTCCTATGGCAGAATTTATCATGAAAGATCTTATATCAAAAGCAAATTTAAACGATAAATTTACTATTTGCAGCGCTGGAACAGCTGGTTATCATGA
Coding sequences:
- a CDS encoding DUF77 domain-containing protein — its product is MSVLMEFSIFSISGEISKKEEVVKILKKLQKKNIDFKLHSMGTCVECKNIKQALKILHLASKCMDTKRYYINAKFDCYKNRKNAIKDKIKTVKERL
- the thiE gene encoding thiamine phosphate synthase; translation: MKSFDVYLVASKGLRSEVEFLNIIEASLKAGLGILQLREKKLSSLEFYNLALKVKKLCDAYNTPFIVNDRIDIAMGVNASGVHIGQEDIPLKKARELLGSDKIIGISINHKNELKNIKEADYIGVGAIFATPSKKDCVILGVDGLKEIANLSPLPVVAIGGIDENNVFLLKDCKIQGIAVIRAIMDSSNPFLSTTNLKKIFAEFDK
- the thiM gene encoding hydroxyethylthiazole kinase, with the translated sequence MIIKTIREKNPLIHHITNYVTVNDCANVTIAMGASAAMADFYEEQADFAKISSALVLNTGTINQSIANSMLKATKEYALINKPIILDPVALGVSRARDEINFSLLDLDGIHIIKANASEMASVVGLDGKARGVDSTFVINDDFLTQAQKYATKTKRILAITGKIDYIISEEKIAKIYNGSAMAAKITGAGCMCASMCGVFSGVLEDKFQASLYALLSFGIASEIAQESSSGSGSFRVNLLDALSNLSDDDVKKRARYEII
- the thiD gene encoding bifunctional hydroxymethylpyrimidine kinase/phosphomethylpyrimidine kinase — protein: MIHANTKTKIPVLTIAGSDCSGGAGIQADLKTFSAHNLFGMSVVLSVVAENTARVISCFDIPTKIIDEQILAVYEDIEPVAVKIGMLGSKEIISCVKKNLLNFNAKNIVIDPVMFAKNGYALMPLENCQFFKDEMLSLADVLTPNIPEAEFLCNFKILNEDDMKKAAIKLYEEGAKSVLVKGGHSKDNTNDIFYDGKEFSIFTAEKVNTKNTHGTGCTLSSAIASNLALGREKYEAIKLAKDYVYGAILNSLALGKGCGPTNHFFQFDKE